In the genome of Triticum urartu cultivar G1812 chromosome 5, Tu2.1, whole genome shotgun sequence, one region contains:
- the LOC125510048 gene encoding uncharacterized protein LOC125510048, protein MKPRGLPAAAAGVPARLRPHLPRVTAFLIVFSVGYSLGIVSSSARPSTPKPSQTVIRPHAAHLTAASVGVTASSNGTGAGAAYPRSPPHDLFRFGDKCGEAVPAEDVVKTLLDKLFDGESPYASFPPEHTAKLLHPAAARPRGWGSTGAVFADLIEEVRPDVIVELGAFLGASALHMAAVARNLSLSPAILCVDDFRGWPAFRGRFRRDVPQQRHGDALLLPQFMANVLAAGPEAAKAVLPLPFSTASTLGALCRWGVYADLIEVDAGHDFHSAWADINLAWAVLRPGGVMFGHDYFTAADDRGVRRAVTLFARVKGLTVRPHGQHWILSPKPRGDGR, encoded by the coding sequence ATGAAGCCGCGCGGGcttccggcggcggcggccggtgtgCCGGCGAGGCTCCGGCCGCACCTCCCGCGCGTCACCGCCTTCCTCATCGTCTTCTCCGTCGGCTACTCGCTAGGGATCGTCTCGTCGTCCGCCCGCCCGTCCACGCCCAAGCCGTCGCAGACCGTCATACGGCCCCACGCTGCGCACCTCACCGCGGCCTCCGTCGGAGTCACGGCCTCGTCGAACGGCACGGGCGCGGGCGCGGCCTACCCGCGCTCGCCGCCGCATGACCTGTTCAGGTTCGGGGACAAGTGCGGGGAGGCGGTGCCGGCCGAGGACGTGGTGAAGACGCTTCTTGACAAGCTGTTCGACGGCGAGAGCCCGTACGCGAGCTTCCCGCCGGAGCACACCGCGAAGCTGCTGCacccggcggcggcgcggccgcgCGGGTGGGGGTCGACGGGGGCGGTGTTCGCGGACCTCATCGAGGAGGTGCGCCCCGACGTGATCGTGGAGCTGGGCGCGTTCCTGGGCGCCTCGGCGCTGCACATGGCGGCCGTGGCCAGGAACCTGTCGCTGTCCCCGGCCATCCTCTGCGTGGACGACTTCCGCGGCTGGCCGGCGTTCCGCGGCCGCTTCCGCCGCGACGTCCCGCAGCAGCGCCACGGCGACGCGCTGCTGCTGCCGCAGTTCATGGCCAACGTGCTGGCGGCGGGGCCCGAGGCCGCGAAGGCGGTGCTGCCGCTGCCCTTCTCGACGGCGTCCACGCTCGGGGCGCTGTGCCGATGGGGCGTGTACGCGGACCTCATCGAGGTGGACGCGGGCCACGACTTCCACTCGGCGTGGGCGGACATCAACCTGGCCTGGGCCGTGCTGCGCCCCGGCGGCGTCATGTTCGGCCACGACTACTTCACGGCCGCCGACGACCGCGGCGTCCGGCGCGCCGTGACGCTGTTCGCCAGGGTGAAGGGCCTCACCGTCCGGCCCCACGGCCAGCACTGGATCCTCTCCCCGAAGCCGCGCGGCGACGGCCGGTGA